The following proteins are co-located in the Macadamia integrifolia cultivar HAES 741 chromosome 3, SCU_Mint_v3, whole genome shotgun sequence genome:
- the LOC122074968 gene encoding protein DA1-related 5-like isoform X1, with translation MKGVSELIRTTRQECRSWGRFPQGQGQGIALGPLAQELLNLIKDTTVKIIHFRKYLQKLQSTLETLIPLIEIAEKMKDRPKTHIQEMRVVLEKGKELVIKCSNVRTTNYFKRWWYSKKILNLEQDLLQFFQMIVPADTLRIVLMILAEAKERESSESGFACVVPVPDTTFGLDSPMEKLKHQLLFEKDVRIIGLCAAGGSGKTTLAAKLCRDEDVKGMKF, from the exons ATGAAAGGTGTAAGCGAGTTAATTCGTACTACAAGACAAGAATGCAGAAGTTGGGGAAGGTTCCCtcaaggtcaaggtcaag GAATTGCGCTGGGTCCATTAGCACAGGAGTTACTTAATTTGATTAAGGATACCACTGTTAAGATCATCCATTTCAGAAAATATCTTCAGAAGCTTCAGTCCACACTCGAAACCCTCATTCCTCTGATCGAGATAGCTGAAAAGATGAAAGATCGCCCAAAGACCCATATCCAGGAAATGAGGGTTGTGttggagaaagggaaagagcTTGTGATCAAGTGTTCGAATGTTCGAACAACGAACTACTTTAAAAGGTGGTGGTATTCGAAGAAAATCCTCAATTTGGAACAAGATTTGCTTCAGTTCTTTCAGATGATCGTGCCTGCGGATACCTTGCGCATCGTTCTAATGATCCTGGCTGAagcgaaagagagagaatcttcGGAATCAGGATTTGCATGTGTTGTTCCTGTCCCTGACACGACTTTTGGACTGGATTCGCCTATGGAGAAATTGAAGCATCAGTTGTTGTTTGAAAAGGATGTGAGGATTATTGGGTTGTGTGCTGCTGGTGGTTCTGGGAAGACTACGTTAGCTGCCAAGCTTTGCCGAGATGAAGATGTGAAAGGTATGAAATTCTGA
- the LOC122074968 gene encoding protein DA1-related 5-like isoform X2 produces MKGVSELIRTTRQECRSWGRFPQGQGIALGPLAQELLNLIKDTTVKIIHFRKYLQKLQSTLETLIPLIEIAEKMKDRPKTHIQEMRVVLEKGKELVIKCSNVRTTNYFKRWWYSKKILNLEQDLLQFFQMIVPADTLRIVLMILAEAKERESSESGFACVVPVPDTTFGLDSPMEKLKHQLLFEKDVRIIGLCAAGGSGKTTLAAKLCRDEDVKGMKF; encoded by the exons ATGAAAGGTGTAAGCGAGTTAATTCGTACTACAAGACAAGAATGCAGAAGTTGGGGAAGGTTCCCtcaaggtcaag GAATTGCGCTGGGTCCATTAGCACAGGAGTTACTTAATTTGATTAAGGATACCACTGTTAAGATCATCCATTTCAGAAAATATCTTCAGAAGCTTCAGTCCACACTCGAAACCCTCATTCCTCTGATCGAGATAGCTGAAAAGATGAAAGATCGCCCAAAGACCCATATCCAGGAAATGAGGGTTGTGttggagaaagggaaagagcTTGTGATCAAGTGTTCGAATGTTCGAACAACGAACTACTTTAAAAGGTGGTGGTATTCGAAGAAAATCCTCAATTTGGAACAAGATTTGCTTCAGTTCTTTCAGATGATCGTGCCTGCGGATACCTTGCGCATCGTTCTAATGATCCTGGCTGAagcgaaagagagagaatcttcGGAATCAGGATTTGCATGTGTTGTTCCTGTCCCTGACACGACTTTTGGACTGGATTCGCCTATGGAGAAATTGAAGCATCAGTTGTTGTTTGAAAAGGATGTGAGGATTATTGGGTTGTGTGCTGCTGGTGGTTCTGGGAAGACTACGTTAGCTGCCAAGCTTTGCCGAGATGAAGATGTGAAAGGTATGAAATTCTGA